Below is a genomic region from Hippea sp. KM1.
CATCAAGGAGGGCGGATTTGATTACATAATGATACTGCTTGTTGAGGCAGAGGATGGCGGATTGAGCCTCGGGGCTATACACAGATTGATAAAGAAACTAAACGATTTAGACTCGTTTATAGGGAAACTTAAGGAGTATTTCCAGATAGAAGAAGGCAGAAACCCCTCTGCCGATTTCATCATGTATACAGACAAGAGGTTCTATTCCCTGACACTGAAGGGCAAAAGACAAAAGGGGATACTAAACAGCCTCGATTCAAAGGTCTTTGAGGATGTAGTCTATAAGGGCATACTGAAACTGACCGATGAGGATATAAAGAATCAAACCGTATCCGGCTATGCCCATTCAGAGGAAGAACTCATAGAGCTTGTGGACAAACAGAAGGCAAAGGTGGGTTTTATTCTAAAACCCATGAGTTTCGAACAGCTCGTAAAAATCACAGAAGAAGGCCTGACCGTCCCGCAGAAATCGACATTCTTCTATCCAAAGATACCCTCAGGCCTTGTGGGGTATCACTTTAGAAGCATTGAGGGGTGCCTTGATGTTTGAAATCACCATAACAGACGATTTTGCAGCGGCGCACAGGTTAAACAATTACAACGGGGCCTGCGAGAATCTGCATGGCCACAACTTCATTGTTGAGGTAAGTGTTGTATGCGACAAACTCGACAAGGCCTACATAGCCATAGATTTCAAAGAACTAAAGGCCATTACAAAAGGGATACTGTCTAAATTAGACCACAGATACCTAAACGAATTAGAACCATTCAAAAGCACAAACCCGACATCGGAGATGATAGCAAAATACATATTCGATGAGTTAAAGAAAGCCCTAACTGGCAAAGACTGCAAGCCATCAAGGGTCTCTGTATACGAATCCCTCAAGGCAAAAGCCACATACTCAGAGATCAATAGATGAAATAGTTGCTCAGTTTGTATTCAAAGGTGGCATAGATGTTTAAGACATCTATGCCCAACCGTTTTGGCAAAGGCGCAAACGGCGATGCATCCCTAACAGCCTGCAATGCGGCATCATCAAGCACGGGATAGCCGCTTGAGCGTATAAGCTTTAATCTAACCAACCGACCGTTTTTATCTATGCTAAACAGAATCAATAAGGCGCCCTGCTGGCCTGTCTGAATGGCTTTATTGGGATACACCCAGAC
It encodes:
- the queD gene encoding 6-carboxytetrahydropterin synthase QueD, coding for MFEITITDDFAAAHRLNNYNGACENLHGHNFIVEVSVVCDKLDKAYIAIDFKELKAITKGILSKLDHRYLNELEPFKSTNPTSEMIAKYIFDELKKALTGKDCKPSRVSVYESLKAKATYSEINR